One genomic segment of Alicycliphilus denitrificans K601 includes these proteins:
- a CDS encoding acyl-CoA dehydrogenase family protein has translation MIRDQETLNGLLDTIARFVRERLIPNEELVAETDEIPADIVADMKAMGLFGLTIPEKFGGLELTMEEEVLAVFELCRASPVFRSLLGTTVGIGSQGILFDGTPEQQAKYLPKLATGEMMASFALTEPEAGSDAASLRTTAIRDGDFYVVNGTKRFITNAPQAGMFTLMARTNPANKGAGGVSAFIVEAGTPGISFGKRDKKMGQKGAHTCDVIFENVRVPAANLIGLKEGQGFKTAMKVLEKGRIHIAAVAVAVAERMLDMALRYAAERRQFGQPIGNFQLVQAMLADSKAEIYAARCMVLDAARRRDDKLPNSTEASCAKMFATEMCGRVADRAVQIFGGAGYMSEYAIERFYRDVRLFRIYEGTTQIQQTVIAKNMLREIQ, from the coding sequence ATGATTCGCGACCAAGAAACGCTCAACGGCCTGCTCGACACCATCGCCCGCTTCGTGCGCGAGCGCCTGATCCCCAACGAGGAGCTCGTGGCCGAGACCGACGAGATTCCCGCCGACATCGTGGCCGACATGAAGGCCATGGGCCTGTTCGGCCTGACCATCCCCGAGAAGTTCGGCGGCCTGGAGCTCACCATGGAGGAAGAGGTACTGGCCGTGTTCGAGCTGTGCCGCGCCTCGCCCGTGTTCCGCTCGCTGCTCGGCACCACCGTGGGCATCGGCTCGCAGGGCATCCTGTTCGACGGCACGCCCGAGCAGCAGGCCAAGTACCTGCCCAAGCTCGCCACGGGCGAGATGATGGCCTCGTTCGCGCTGACCGAGCCCGAGGCCGGCTCCGACGCCGCCTCTCTGCGCACCACCGCCATCCGCGACGGCGACTTCTACGTCGTCAACGGCACCAAGCGCTTCATCACCAACGCGCCGCAGGCCGGCATGTTCACGCTGATGGCGCGCACCAACCCGGCCAACAAGGGCGCGGGCGGCGTGTCGGCCTTCATCGTCGAGGCGGGCACGCCCGGCATCAGCTTCGGCAAGCGCGACAAGAAGATGGGCCAGAAGGGCGCGCACACCTGCGACGTGATCTTCGAGAACGTGCGCGTGCCCGCCGCCAACCTCATCGGCCTCAAGGAAGGCCAGGGCTTCAAGACCGCCATGAAGGTGCTGGAGAAAGGCCGCATCCACATCGCCGCCGTGGCCGTGGCCGTGGCCGAGCGCATGCTGGACATGGCGCTGCGCTACGCCGCCGAGCGCAGGCAGTTCGGCCAGCCCATCGGCAACTTCCAGCTGGTGCAGGCCATGCTGGCCGACAGCAAGGCCGAGATCTACGCCGCCCGCTGCATGGTGCTGGACGCGGCCCGCCGCCGCGACGACAAGCTGCCCAACTCCACCGAGGCATCCTGCGCCAAGATGTTCGCCACCGAGATGTGCGGCCGCGTGGCCGACCGCGCGGTGCAGATCTTCGGCGGCGCGGGCTACATGAGCGAGTACGCCATCGAGCGCTTCTACCGCGACGTGCGCCTGTTCCGCATCTACGAGGGCACCACGCAGATCCAGCAGACGGTGATCGCCAAGAACATGCTGCGCGAGATTCAATAA
- a CDS encoding MaoC/PaaZ C-terminal domain-containing protein, whose amino-acid sequence MPIDPRRLLARPFPAIEHAYTQRDTQLYALGLGLGADPLDAGQLRYVYEGQDGAALRAMPTMANILAYPGFWAREPDTGITWQKLLHAEQEIHIHAPLPAAGRVRGQTRITGLWDRGEGKGAFLQQTREISDAATGQPLATVKQLSLLRGDGGFGEGGSAGAPPAPHAMPEGEPDHVCDLATPAQLALIYRLSGDLNPLHADPAVAAAAGFPRPILHGMALMGVAAHAVLRTVLGYDDTRLEGMRVRFTAPAWPGDTLRTEMWVQGGTVSLRTTALERGAVVLNNARVDLR is encoded by the coding sequence ATGCCCATCGATCCGCGCCGCCTGCTCGCGCGCCCCTTCCCCGCCATCGAACACGCCTACACGCAGCGCGACACCCAGCTCTACGCGCTGGGCCTGGGGCTGGGCGCAGACCCGCTGGACGCGGGCCAGTTGCGCTACGTCTACGAGGGGCAGGACGGCGCCGCGCTGCGCGCCATGCCCACCATGGCCAACATCCTGGCCTACCCCGGCTTCTGGGCGCGCGAACCCGACACCGGCATCACCTGGCAGAAGCTGCTGCATGCCGAGCAAGAGATCCACATCCACGCGCCGCTGCCCGCCGCCGGGCGCGTGCGGGGCCAGACCCGCATCACGGGCCTGTGGGACAGGGGCGAAGGCAAGGGCGCCTTCCTGCAGCAGACGCGCGAGATCAGCGACGCGGCCACGGGCCAGCCGCTGGCCACCGTCAAGCAACTGAGCCTGCTGCGCGGCGACGGCGGCTTCGGCGAGGGCGGCAGCGCAGGCGCGCCGCCCGCGCCGCACGCCATGCCCGAGGGCGAGCCCGACCACGTGTGCGACCTGGCCACGCCCGCGCAGCTCGCGCTGATCTACCGCCTGAGCGGCGACCTGAACCCGCTGCACGCCGACCCGGCCGTGGCGGCGGCCGCGGGCTTCCCGCGCCCTATCCTGCACGGCATGGCGCTGATGGGCGTGGCCGCGCATGCGGTGCTGCGCACGGTGCTGGGCTACGACGACACGCGCCTCGAAGGCATGCGCGTGCGCTTCACCGCGCCCGCGTGGCCCGGCGACACGCTGCGCACCGAGATGTGGGTGCAGGGCGGCACGGTGTCGCTGCGCACCACGGCGCTGGAGCGCGGCGCGGTCGTCCTGAACAACGCGCGGGTGGACTTGCGCTGA
- a CDS encoding SDR family NAD(P)-dependent oxidoreductase, protein MDLGLTGKVAIVTGSARGLGAATARRLAQEGAKVVITDINGELAQATAKALQDEGLAAHCIVGDITKGADVQRLVDETVAHFGGVYILVNNAGAPRDKYLVKMSEDDWDFVMAVMLKGAFLAAKAVMPHFIDQGWGRIINISSRAHLGNPTQANYSAAKAGLIGMAKALSKEEGRYGVTCNCVAPGFMETEMVKALPTYETIKDNAIAAQPVKRVGQPDDIADAVAFLASERAGFISGEVLHVTGGRYG, encoded by the coding sequence ATGGATCTGGGTTTGACCGGCAAGGTCGCCATCGTCACCGGCTCGGCGCGCGGCCTGGGCGCCGCCACGGCGCGCCGCCTGGCGCAAGAGGGCGCGAAGGTCGTCATCACCGACATCAATGGCGAGCTGGCGCAGGCCACGGCCAAGGCGCTGCAGGACGAGGGCCTGGCCGCGCACTGCATCGTGGGCGACATCACCAAGGGCGCGGACGTGCAGCGCCTCGTCGACGAGACCGTGGCCCACTTCGGCGGCGTGTACATCCTGGTGAACAACGCCGGCGCGCCGCGCGACAAGTACCTCGTGAAGATGAGCGAGGACGACTGGGACTTCGTCATGGCCGTCATGCTCAAGGGCGCCTTCCTGGCCGCCAAGGCCGTGATGCCGCACTTCATCGACCAGGGCTGGGGCCGCATCATCAACATCAGCTCGCGCGCGCACCTGGGCAACCCCACGCAGGCCAACTACTCGGCGGCCAAGGCCGGCCTGATCGGCATGGCCAAGGCGCTGTCGAAAGAGGAAGGCCGCTACGGCGTCACCTGCAATTGCGTGGCGCCCGGCTTCATGGAAACGGAGATGGTGAAGGCGCTGCCCACCTACGAAACCATCAAGGACAACGCCATCGCGGCCCAGCCCGTCAAGCGCGTGGGCCAGCCCGACGACATCGCCGACGCCGTGGCCTTCCTGGCCAGCGAGCGCGCGGGCTTCATCAGCGGCGAGGTGCTGCACGTCACCGGCGGCCGCTACGGTTGA
- a CDS encoding acetyl-CoA C-acetyltransferase has translation MKRAAIVSPLRTPVGAFGGALKGIPVEELGATVARAIVEATGLDAARIDDVVFAQSYASGETPCTGRWVALQAGFPIEVAGMQLDRRCGGGVQALATAAMMVQTGAADVVMAGGVESMSNVEYYTTDMRWGKRAGTVKLHDRLDRGRERSQPESRFGRINGMIETAETLAREYQISREEADRFAARSHQRAAAAQKAGHFDAEIVPVTVPQRKGDPLLVKQDEGVRGDTTAESLAGMRAIMKDGIVTAGNACQQNDAAAACLVVAEDKLAELGLTPIGWITGWAAAGCDPARMGIGPVPAVQKLLARTGLKFDQMDLIELNEAFACQALACVKGWGSSMEALEDRLNVNGSGISLGHPVGATGVRIMSTLLHEMQRRKARYGLETMCIGGGQGIAMVFERA, from the coding sequence ATGAAACGAGCAGCCATCGTCTCTCCCCTGCGCACACCCGTGGGCGCGTTCGGCGGGGCATTGAAAGGCATTCCCGTCGAGGAACTGGGCGCCACCGTGGCGCGCGCCATCGTGGAGGCTACCGGGCTCGACGCCGCGCGCATCGACGACGTGGTCTTCGCCCAGAGCTACGCGAGCGGCGAGACGCCCTGCACCGGCCGCTGGGTCGCGCTGCAGGCGGGTTTCCCGATCGAAGTCGCGGGCATGCAGCTCGACCGCCGCTGCGGCGGCGGCGTGCAGGCCCTGGCCACGGCCGCCATGATGGTGCAGACCGGCGCGGCCGACGTGGTCATGGCCGGCGGCGTGGAGAGCATGAGCAACGTGGAGTACTACACCACCGACATGCGCTGGGGCAAGCGCGCGGGCACCGTGAAGCTGCACGACCGCCTGGACCGCGGCCGCGAGCGCTCGCAGCCCGAGAGCCGCTTCGGCCGCATCAACGGCATGATCGAGACGGCCGAGACGCTGGCGCGCGAGTATCAGATCAGCCGCGAGGAGGCCGACCGCTTCGCCGCGCGCAGCCACCAGCGCGCGGCCGCCGCGCAGAAGGCGGGCCATTTCGACGCCGAGATCGTTCCCGTCACCGTGCCCCAGCGCAAGGGCGACCCGCTGCTCGTGAAGCAGGACGAAGGCGTGCGCGGCGACACCACGGCCGAGAGCCTGGCCGGGATGCGCGCCATCATGAAGGACGGCATCGTCACCGCGGGCAATGCCTGCCAGCAGAACGACGCCGCCGCCGCCTGCCTGGTCGTGGCCGAGGACAAGCTGGCCGAGCTGGGCCTCACGCCCATCGGCTGGATCACCGGCTGGGCCGCCGCGGGCTGCGACCCGGCGCGCATGGGCATCGGCCCCGTGCCCGCCGTGCAGAAGCTGCTGGCGCGCACGGGCCTCAAGTTCGACCAGATGGACCTGATCGAGCTCAACGAAGCCTTCGCCTGCCAGGCGCTGGCCTGCGTGAAGGGCTGGGGCAGCAGCATGGAGGCGCTGGAAGACAGGCTCAACGTCAACGGCTCGGGCATCTCGCTGGGCCACCCCGTGGGCGCCACGGGCGTGCGCATCATGAGCACGCTGCTGCACGAGATGCAACGCCGCAAGGCGCGCTACGGCCTGGAGACGATGTGCATCGGCGGCGGCCAGGGCATCGCCATGGTGTTCGAGCGTGCTTGA
- a CDS encoding AMP-binding protein, translated as MDSTKIWQPGERELQKSGVVQLMRALGVPTYEELMRVSVAEPERYWNTVMRECAVQWDVQPTGYVDLSRGPQFPSWFPGGRLNWVNTIYGWARNPATARQTAVLGEREDGSASALTYAELEARVRDFAAGLARQGVQQGDRIGLLMENGVEATISLLAIVHLGALVVPLFSGFGVDAIVARLSAAEARMVIASTGFSRRTKRVDVQGALRDAWRQLPLLENVVWKRAEGEAAQDARDLDWQQVATVAQGQGQDAVVVTPDTPFMVIYTSGTTGKPKGVVHTHGSFPVKIAHDSLVHFDVHPGDVYCWPADMGWIAGTLVLGCALLRGATLVCYDGAPDYPDWSRMSRVVERHRVTHFGSAPTLIRGMASNEALALAGDRSTVRLLITAGEGIAPEHFNWFQQRFGDGTAPLINYTGGTEASGALLASVPIRPIPPSGFNTVSPGVAVDVVDPSGKSVTGEVGELAIRAPFVGMTQSFWHDDERYLETYWQAIPGIWVHGDLALRTPEGNFFMMGRSDDTLKVAGKRLGPAEVEEVVLELADVAEAAAIGVADAEKGQKLVVFVVPKPAAAARAGELQAAVAAHVDKRLGRPFRPGKVHVVGQLPKTRSSKIMRRVIRSVYCGLPPGDLSSLDNPAALDEVRAAAA; from the coding sequence ATGGATTCCACCAAGATCTGGCAGCCCGGCGAGCGCGAGCTGCAGAAATCCGGCGTCGTGCAGCTGATGCGCGCGCTGGGCGTGCCCACGTACGAGGAGCTGATGCGCGTCTCCGTGGCCGAGCCCGAGCGCTACTGGAACACGGTGATGCGCGAGTGCGCTGTTCAATGGGACGTGCAGCCCACGGGCTACGTGGATCTGTCGCGCGGGCCGCAGTTCCCGAGCTGGTTCCCCGGCGGCAGGCTGAACTGGGTCAACACCATCTACGGCTGGGCGCGCAACCCCGCCACCGCGCGGCAGACGGCGGTGTTGGGCGAGCGCGAGGACGGCAGCGCCAGCGCGCTGACCTATGCCGAACTCGAAGCGCGTGTACGCGACTTCGCCGCCGGGCTGGCGCGGCAGGGCGTGCAGCAGGGCGACCGCATCGGCCTGCTGATGGAAAACGGCGTCGAGGCCACGATCTCGCTGCTGGCCATCGTGCACCTGGGCGCGCTCGTCGTGCCGCTGTTCAGCGGCTTCGGCGTCGATGCCATTGTGGCGCGCCTGTCGGCGGCCGAGGCGCGCATGGTCATCGCCTCCACGGGCTTCTCGCGCCGCACCAAGCGCGTGGACGTGCAGGGCGCCTTGCGCGACGCATGGCGCCAGTTGCCGCTGCTGGAGAACGTGGTCTGGAAGCGCGCCGAGGGCGAAGCCGCGCAGGACGCGCGCGACCTCGACTGGCAGCAGGTCGCCACCGTGGCGCAAGGGCAGGGGCAGGACGCCGTCGTCGTCACGCCCGACACGCCCTTCATGGTCATCTACACCTCGGGCACCACGGGCAAGCCCAAGGGCGTTGTGCACACGCACGGCAGCTTCCCCGTCAAGATCGCGCACGACTCGCTGGTGCACTTCGACGTGCATCCCGGCGACGTGTACTGCTGGCCCGCCGACATGGGCTGGATCGCCGGCACGCTGGTGCTGGGCTGCGCGCTGCTGCGCGGCGCCACGCTGGTGTGCTACGACGGCGCGCCCGACTATCCCGACTGGTCGCGCATGTCGCGCGTGGTGGAGCGCCACCGGGTCACGCACTTCGGCTCCGCGCCCACGCTGATCCGCGGCATGGCCAGCAACGAGGCGCTGGCGCTCGCGGGCGACCGCTCCACCGTGCGCCTGCTGATCACGGCGGGCGAGGGCATCGCGCCCGAGCACTTCAACTGGTTCCAGCAGCGCTTCGGCGACGGCACGGCGCCGCTCATCAACTACACGGGCGGCACCGAGGCATCGGGCGCGCTGCTGGCCAGCGTGCCGATCCGGCCCATCCCGCCCAGCGGCTTCAACACCGTCTCGCCCGGCGTGGCGGTGGACGTGGTGGACCCGTCGGGCAAGAGCGTGACCGGCGAGGTGGGCGAGCTCGCGATCCGCGCGCCCTTCGTGGGCATGACGCAGTCCTTCTGGCACGACGACGAGCGCTACCTGGAGACCTACTGGCAGGCCATCCCCGGCATCTGGGTGCATGGCGACCTGGCGCTGCGCACGCCCGAGGGCAACTTCTTCATGATGGGCCGCTCCGACGACACGCTGAAAGTCGCAGGCAAGCGCCTGGGGCCCGCGGAAGTGGAGGAAGTGGTGCTGGAGCTCGCCGACGTCGCCGAGGCCGCCGCCATCGGCGTGGCCGATGCCGAGAAGGGCCAGAAGCTCGTGGTCTTCGTCGTGCCCAAGCCGGCCGCCGCTGCCAGGGCCGGGGAACTGCAGGCCGCCGTGGCCGCCCACGTGGACAAGCGCCTGGGCCGGCCCTTCCGCCCCGGCAAGGTGCACGTGGTGGGGCAGTTGCCCAAGACGCGCAGCTCCAAGATCATGCGCCGCGTGATCCGCAGCGTGTACTGCGGCCTGCCGCCGGGCGACCTGTCGTCGCTGGACAACCCGGCCGCGCTCGACGAAGTGCGCGCAGCGGCGGCCTGA
- a CDS encoding IclR family transcriptional regulator: MTARAAAAGAAGPLPALAGITAWLRPEPGLTVVTPLVRALVIISAFAPQERWLGIGQLAQRTGLPPSTVTRIAQSLVHLGYLLYDGDERKYRLSPAVLGLGYAAIAHSAIQGLAGEPMAAFARQHKVHVCLAARDRLDLVVLECRRSVESPIALPLHVGMRLGLAQSPMGWALLAALPELERSYLLENVERRMSREWSRLRRRVCEGTAQVYEKGYCAAIGEWEPDLGTLAAPVLLEGNAPFVLACIGASQGMTRARVERELGPRLLAMAGELQSDFNAIGH, from the coding sequence ATGACCGCACGCGCCGCCGCCGCCGGCGCCGCCGGGCCGCTGCCAGCCCTGGCGGGCATCACCGCCTGGCTGCGGCCCGAGCCGGGGCTCACCGTGGTCACGCCGCTGGTGCGCGCGCTCGTCATCATCTCGGCCTTCGCGCCGCAGGAGCGCTGGCTCGGCATCGGCCAACTGGCGCAGCGCACGGGGCTGCCGCCTTCCACGGTCACGCGCATCGCGCAGTCGCTGGTGCATCTGGGCTACCTGCTGTACGACGGCGATGAACGCAAGTACCGCCTGTCGCCGGCAGTGCTCGGGCTGGGCTACGCGGCCATCGCCCACTCGGCCATCCAGGGCCTGGCGGGCGAGCCCATGGCGGCCTTCGCGCGCCAGCACAAGGTGCACGTGTGCCTGGCCGCGCGCGACCGGCTCGACCTGGTGGTGCTCGAATGCCGGCGCAGCGTGGAATCGCCCATCGCGCTGCCGCTGCACGTGGGCATGCGCCTGGGGCTGGCCCAGTCGCCCATGGGCTGGGCGCTGCTGGCGGCCCTGCCCGAGCTGGAGCGCAGCTATCTGCTGGAGAACGTGGAGCGCCGCATGTCCCGCGAATGGAGCCGGCTGCGCCGCCGCGTCTGCGAGGGCACGGCACAGGTGTACGAGAAGGGCTACTGCGCCGCCATCGGCGAGTGGGAGCCGGACCTGGGCACCCTCGCCGCGCCCGTGCTGCTGGAAGGCAACGCGCCCTTCGTGCTGGCCTGCATAGGCGCCAGCCAGGGCATGACCCGCGCGCGCGTGGAGCGCGAGCTGGGGCCGCGCCTGCTGGCCATGGCGGGCGAGCTCCAATCCGACTTCAACGCCATCGGCCACTGA
- a CDS encoding CaiB/BaiF CoA transferase family protein, whose amino-acid sequence MKVLEGIKVLDFGRFIAGPYCAALLADYGAEVIRIDRVEGGEDRYIVPVTEGGEGAMFLQLNRNKRSLTLDLASPEGRDIVRKLVAGADVVVANMPPRTLKSLGLDYESLCAVRPDIILVAPNAFGTSEAVRDRVGFDGVGQALSGAVHIAGTPGQPQKAMVPVVDFATSFACALGTVLALYERKQSGKGQEVNASLLCTGLNMASGALIEEALLGLDRPATRNRASGYAPSDIFKARDGWFITQVIGPAMFRNWTRLVGRPELLDDPRFADDRLRGEHGEFLSGVMSDWCRDKTLGECLALLEKARIPAGRVNSPRQALQDETVQAADLIHWMDYPGAPRQVPIFATPVSLSRTPPEIRQRAPLNGEHTDEILAGIGLGAQEIAGLRQRNIV is encoded by the coding sequence ATGAAAGTTCTAGAAGGCATCAAGGTTCTCGATTTCGGCCGCTTCATCGCGGGGCCCTACTGCGCGGCCCTGCTGGCCGACTACGGGGCCGAGGTCATCCGCATCGACCGCGTGGAAGGCGGCGAGGACCGCTACATCGTGCCCGTCACCGAGGGCGGCGAGGGGGCGATGTTCCTGCAGCTCAACCGCAACAAGCGCTCCCTGACGCTGGACCTCGCCAGCCCCGAGGGCCGCGACATCGTGCGCAAGCTGGTCGCGGGCGCCGACGTGGTCGTCGCCAACATGCCGCCGCGCACGCTCAAGAGCCTGGGGCTGGACTACGAGAGCCTGTGCGCCGTCCGGCCCGACATCATCCTCGTGGCCCCCAACGCCTTCGGCACCAGCGAGGCCGTGCGCGACCGCGTGGGCTTCGACGGCGTGGGCCAGGCGCTGAGCGGCGCCGTGCACATCGCGGGCACGCCCGGGCAGCCGCAGAAGGCCATGGTGCCCGTGGTGGACTTCGCCACCTCGTTCGCCTGCGCCCTGGGCACCGTGCTCGCGCTCTACGAGCGCAAGCAGAGCGGCAAGGGGCAGGAGGTGAACGCCTCGCTGCTGTGCACCGGCCTGAACATGGCCAGCGGCGCGCTCATCGAGGAAGCCCTGCTGGGCCTGGACCGCCCGGCCACGCGCAACCGCGCCTCCGGCTACGCGCCGTCCGACATCTTCAAGGCCCGGGACGGCTGGTTCATCACCCAGGTCATCGGCCCCGCGATGTTCAGGAACTGGACCCGGCTCGTGGGCCGGCCGGAGCTGCTGGACGACCCGCGCTTCGCCGACGACCGGCTGCGCGGCGAGCACGGCGAATTCCTGAGCGGCGTGATGAGCGACTGGTGCCGCGATAAGACGCTCGGCGAATGCCTGGCCCTGCTGGAGAAGGCCCGCATCCCCGCGGGCCGCGTCAACTCGCCGCGCCAGGCGCTGCAGGACGAGACCGTCCAGGCCGCCGACCTCATCCACTGGATGGACTACCCCGGCGCGCCCAGGCAGGTGCCCATCTTCGCCACGCCCGTGTCGCTCTCGCGCACCCCGCCCGAGATCCGCCAGCGCGCGCCGCTCAACGGCGAGCACACCGACGAAATCCTGGCCGGCATCGGCCTGGGCGCGCAGGAAATCGCCGGCCTGCGCCAACGCAACATCGTTTAG
- a CDS encoding MmgE/PrpD family protein — MSQTIIERLAGFSAATDVARLPAEVIEECKRDVLDTLGCALAGIDHPKGRIGIEAGKRLGGTGGTATIIGSGEKSTPHGAAFANGELANALDADSVLLPGHVSPYVLPGAFAMAEAQQRSGRELIAAVAVSHEISYRLGAAMSGYRDTQDGKPSQSSVVGYSSTVFGATASAGKLRGLDAEKLANALGIAAATAPVNSQRAWFMHAPTATIKYQMAGALTNAALSAVDMGDLGHRGDLLLLDDEEHGYPRYVGTARWSPELLTAGLGEDWRFPAFQMYKPYPHCRVMHAPLDLLIDLVARHDIKVEEIEGITSYGEGWAYELPCFTNRKILLQHDAQFCFAHGLAVAAHRIPPGRQWQDEAVVFNPSVMALMNKVQLKTHPTYFQSISADILSRPSRLEIQARGQTFAAEKGFPKGMRSSDPSTYMTNDELAAKFRAFVDGLLPATTIEQVIDSVLNLERVEDFGAVMRLMVRTSA; from the coding sequence ATGAGCCAAACCATCATCGAACGCCTGGCCGGTTTCTCGGCCGCCACCGACGTCGCCCGCCTGCCCGCCGAGGTCATCGAGGAATGCAAGCGCGACGTGCTCGACACCCTGGGCTGCGCGCTCGCGGGCATCGACCACCCCAAGGGCCGCATCGGCATCGAGGCCGGCAAGCGCCTGGGCGGCACGGGTGGCACCGCCACCATCATCGGCAGCGGCGAGAAATCCACGCCCCACGGCGCCGCCTTCGCCAACGGCGAGCTGGCCAATGCGCTGGACGCCGACTCGGTGCTGCTGCCCGGCCACGTGAGCCCCTACGTGCTGCCCGGCGCCTTCGCCATGGCCGAGGCGCAGCAGCGCTCGGGCAGGGAACTGATCGCCGCCGTCGCCGTGTCGCACGAGATCTCCTACCGCCTGGGCGCGGCCATGAGCGGCTACCGCGACACCCAGGACGGCAAGCCCTCTCAGTCCTCGGTGGTCGGCTACAGCAGCACGGTGTTCGGCGCCACGGCATCGGCCGGCAAGCTGCGCGGGCTGGATGCCGAAAAGCTGGCCAACGCCCTGGGCATCGCGGCCGCCACCGCCCCCGTCAACTCGCAGCGCGCCTGGTTCATGCACGCGCCCACGGCCACCATCAAGTACCAGATGGCCGGCGCGCTGACCAACGCGGCGCTGTCGGCCGTGGACATGGGCGACCTGGGCCACCGGGGCGACCTGCTGCTGCTCGACGACGAGGAGCACGGCTACCCGCGCTACGTCGGCACCGCGCGCTGGTCGCCCGAGTTGCTGACCGCGGGCCTGGGCGAGGACTGGCGCTTCCCGGCCTTCCAGATGTACAAGCCGTACCCGCACTGCCGCGTCATGCACGCGCCGCTGGACCTGCTGATCGACCTCGTCGCCCGGCACGACATCAAGGTGGAGGAGATCGAGGGCATCACCTCCTACGGCGAGGGCTGGGCCTACGAGCTGCCGTGCTTCACCAACCGCAAGATCCTGCTGCAGCACGACGCGCAGTTCTGCTTCGCGCACGGCCTGGCCGTGGCGGCACACCGCATCCCGCCGGGCCGGCAGTGGCAGGACGAGGCAGTGGTCTTCAACCCCTCGGTCATGGCGCTCATGAACAAGGTGCAGTTGAAGACCCACCCCACCTACTTCCAGTCCATCTCGGCCGACATCCTGAGCCGCCCCTCGCGCCTGGAGATCCAGGCGCGTGGCCAGACCTTCGCGGCCGAGAAGGGCTTCCCCAAGGGCATGCGCTCGTCCGACCCCAGCACCTACATGACCAACGACGAACTGGCGGCCAAGTTCCGCGCCTTCGTCGACGGCCTGCTGCCGGCCACCACCATCGAGCAGGTGATCGACAGCGTGCTGAACCTGGAGCGGGTGGAGGACTTCGGGGCTGTCATGCGCCTGATGGTGCGTACGAGCGCCTAA
- a CDS encoding LysR substrate-binding domain-containing protein has translation MDLKQLRAFVTVAETGNVTRASALLNLVQPAVSRQLRLLEEDLGTELFERGRHGMQLTASGKTMLEYARRILGEVARAKAEIQPTEGPVAGIVSIGLLASTSDLLATLLATEVARRYPHIRLRLTIGYAGHLQDWLEAGDVDAALLYGQKETPALHVKALLEESLWVVAAPAARLSRKRPVPLERVAREPFILPAAPQGLRAAIEHAATEAGLTLQVFAETNALSVQKELVAQGHGWTILPAVGVTQEVERGLLSAAPLASPDLTRTIVLAAPSSRQATAPVRCVVGVLMDCVKSTFEQGRWPDARWLG, from the coding sequence GTGGACCTGAAACAACTGCGCGCCTTCGTCACCGTGGCCGAGACGGGCAACGTCACCCGCGCCTCGGCGCTGCTCAACCTCGTGCAGCCCGCCGTTTCGCGCCAGCTGCGCCTGCTGGAGGAAGACCTGGGCACCGAGCTGTTCGAGCGCGGCCGCCACGGCATGCAGCTCACGGCCTCGGGCAAGACCATGCTGGAGTATGCGCGCCGCATCCTGGGCGAGGTGGCGCGCGCCAAGGCCGAGATCCAGCCCACCGAGGGCCCGGTGGCGGGCATCGTGAGCATCGGCCTGCTGGCCAGCACCTCGGACCTGCTGGCGACGCTGCTGGCGACCGAGGTGGCGCGGCGCTACCCGCACATCCGCCTGCGGCTGACCATCGGCTACGCGGGGCACCTGCAGGACTGGCTGGAGGCCGGCGACGTGGACGCCGCCCTGCTCTACGGCCAGAAGGAAACGCCCGCGCTGCACGTGAAGGCGCTGCTGGAGGAAAGCCTGTGGGTGGTGGCCGCGCCGGCCGCCAGGCTCTCGCGCAAGCGCCCCGTGCCGCTGGAGCGCGTGGCGCGGGAGCCCTTCATCCTGCCAGCCGCGCCGCAGGGCCTGCGCGCGGCCATCGAGCACGCGGCGACCGAGGCCGGGCTGACCCTGCAGGTCTTCGCCGAGACCAACGCGCTGAGCGTGCAGAAGGAGCTGGTCGCGCAGGGCCACGGCTGGACCATCCTGCCCGCCGTGGGCGTGACGCAGGAGGTGGAGCGCGGCCTGCTCAGCGCGGCGCCGCTCGCCAGCCCAGACCTGACGCGCACCATCGTGCTCGCTGCGCCCAGCAGCCGCCAGGCCACGGCGCCCGTGCGCTGCGTGGTGGGCGTGCTGATGGACTGCGTCAAATCCACGTTCGAACAAGGCCGCTGGCCCGATGCGCGCTGGCTGGGTTAG